TAAGGCCGTACAATGAGCCGAGCACGATCCCGGAGATTATGCAGCCGTTAATTCCCAGGCGGGCGCTACGGCGGCGCAGCATTGACCACATCCGCCCTGCCGGGACCTCTTCTTCGCCCTGATTAGCCGTTACGCGGCAGAATACCAGCGGGAGCATTGCCGCCAACACGACCCCGGTTACCCACGGCAGAACCTGCATAACTTCCGTAGAGACCTTGCTCACTAACAGCTGCCCCACGACGGTGCCGAGGTAATAGACGATCATGTAAGCTGCCAGCATGCGGCCACGGTTACGTACCGTTCCATTGCACATTAGTGCACTTTCGACCACGACCCAAATCAGCGCACAACCAATCCCGGCAATAAAACGCCACAGCGCCCATAATTCAAAGCTGGTTCCTAATCCCAACGCGACGATCGCCACTGCAAATATCAATGATGCAAGATAATAGCTGCGGTTAAAACCGTATCGTTTAATCACCCAGCCTGCGGCTAACGTACCCAGCAGGTTTCCAGCGTAGTAAGAGGAGCTGACGATGCCCACCTGCCAGGTCGGCAGGGCGTCATGCGTCATCCACAAAGGAACTAAAGTATTAAGCACGGCAATTGAAACCGTAAGCAGCAACAGGCCGCAAAGCAACACCAGCACAGGGCGAGACCAGGTAGACATAGTAGTGAATAACCGAAACGGGGGGGATATTTTGCGCGCATCATGCCATTGCTCTGACGATTGGAAAAGCGTAATAGACGGGCAATAGCACGATTTGCACTTGGCCGATTTAAGACGTTAATCCTCGCAGATCGAGAAACGTCCTTATTTTCACAGAAAACTCGTTTAACCTGTTGAATTAAATGAAACAAGAAAGAATGAAGTTGAAATCATCCATCATTTATTTTGCTTAACCGCAGCCAAAAAAAACCCGCCGGCGGCGGGTTCCTTACTCAACCTCCTGCCAGTCAGGCAGGGATTTAGCCAATAAAGTGTAAACCCTTCATATAAGGGCGCAGCACTTCCGGCACTTCGATTCGTCCATCGGCCTGCTGATAGTTTTCCAGCACCGCAACCAGGGTACGCCCCACGGCAAGGCCAGAACCGTTCAGGGTATGCACCAGGCGGGTTTTGCTCTCGCCCCTGGGACGGCAGCGCGCCTTCATGCGGCGAGCCTGGAAATCACCCATGTTTG
This DNA window, taken from Erwinia tasmaniensis Et1/99, encodes the following:
- a CDS encoding MFS transporter yields the protein MSTWSRPVLVLLCGLLLLTVSIAVLNTLVPLWMTHDALPTWQVGIVSSSYYAGNLLGTLAAGWVIKRYGFNRSYYLASLIFAVAIVALGLGTSFELWALWRFIAGIGCALIWVVVESALMCNGTVRNRGRMLAAYMIVYYLGTVVGQLLVSKVSTEVMQVLPWVTGVVLAAMLPLVFCRVTANQGEEEVPAGRMWSMLRRRSARLGINGCIISGIVLGSLYGLMPLYLSHQGMTDAEVGYWMALLVSAGIIGQWPVGRLADRYGRLLVLRVQVFVIIMGALAMLSNAAMAPSLFILGCAGFTLYPVAMSWACETVSNHELVAMNQALLLSYTLGSLVGPAMTSLLMQRYSDSLLFVMIGGVALVYLVMLLRKADRQATPIAHA